ttctgtatctctgtgtgtctctctgtgtgcctctctGTGTGCCTCTAGTGAAGTGtgtgcctctctgtgtctctctctgtgtgtctatttctgtatctctgtgtttctctgtgtctcacactgtgtctctctctgtgtgtctatttctgtatctctgtgtttctctgtgtctcacactgtgtctctctctgtgtgtctctctcaggtTTGTGTTCATCATGGGCACATCTATATCCCTGTCTGTCAGCTCAGCCCTGCGATGTGGTTTGTCACGTTTCTCTCTGTTCACCAAGGCAGTCTGGAGGAGTGTTCAGCTCTTCCTCATAGGACTCCTCATCATCAACCCCAACTACTGCCAGGGACCACGTCAGTACACGCACACGTACaaacgcgtacacacacacacttacgtacagacacacacgtgCTCACTCCTTTACAATGTTTCACTCTTCtaaactgtgtgtatgtgtgtgtgtacactacagTATCATGGGACTCCCTGCGTATCCCTGGCGTGCTTCAGCGTCTGGCCTTCTCCTATCTAGTGGTGGTCTCTCTGGACCTCTGTGTGGCCTGGAACAGCCTGGACAACCTTCCTGTGGTCAGTCTCAGAATACATCTCATTATATACTCATAGCATGAACAGGACCTCTGTAATAAACGGTTATTATACTGTTATAACACAcgtaaccatgttataaccatgtcTGGATCTGTGTGTGGTCAGAAACAGCCTGGACAACCTACCCAGACCGGCCTtataaccccgtggtcagaccagccttataaccccgtggtcagaccagccttataaccccgtggtcagaccagccttataaccccgtggtcagaccagccttataaccccgtggtcagaccagccttataaccccgtggtcagaccagccttataaccccgtggtcagaccagccttataaccccgtggtcagaccagccttataaccccgtggtcagaccagccttataaccccgtggtcagaccagccttataaccccgtggtcagaccagccttataaccccgtggtcagaccagccttatgaccccgtggtcagaccagccttatgaccccgtggtcagaccggccttatcgaccccgtggtcagaccggccttatgaccccgtggtcagaccagccttataaccctaaccccgtggtcagaccagccttataaccccgtggtcaggccagccttatgaccccgtggtcagaccggccttatgaccccgtggtcagaccggccttatgaccccgtggtcagaccggccTTATGACCCGACGTGGTCAGACCCGAccttatgaccccgtggtcaggccggccttatgaccccgtggccagaccggccttatga
This genomic interval from Oncorhynchus keta strain PuntledgeMale-10-30-2019 unplaced genomic scaffold, Oket_V2 Un_contig_29332_pilon_pilon, whole genome shotgun sequence contains the following:
- the LOC127923323 gene encoding heparan-alpha-glucosaminide N-acetyltransferase-like — its product is MGTSISLSVSSALRCGLSRFSLFTKAVWRSVQLFLIGLLIINPNYCQGPLSWDSLRIPGVLQRLAFSYLVVVSLDLCVAWNSLDNLPVDAWWYSAREFLLYWPAWLCV